The following are from one region of the Halorussus rarus genome:
- a CDS encoding metalloprotease, translating into MKVASIRFGQRELVDIAIAWGALTVAFAVFFAGGGRILMYRPAALVGLLPASLVTAGLGFLLHEMAHKVTAIRFGQVAEFRADYGMLFLAVAGALAGFLFAAPGAVYHRGRATLRENGLIALAGPLTNVALGALFLPLELFLGGPLGSVGALGVRINFLLAGFNMIPFGPLDGNTVKDWSFGAFLAAGVPCFALAAWALFGFSFF; encoded by the coding sequence ATGAAGGTCGCCAGCATCCGGTTCGGCCAGCGCGAACTGGTCGACATCGCGATCGCGTGGGGCGCCCTGACCGTGGCGTTCGCGGTGTTCTTCGCCGGCGGCGGCCGCATCCTCATGTACCGGCCCGCCGCGCTGGTCGGCCTGCTTCCGGCGAGCCTCGTGACCGCCGGCCTGGGATTCCTGCTCCACGAGATGGCCCACAAGGTCACCGCCATCCGGTTCGGGCAGGTCGCGGAGTTTCGGGCCGACTACGGCATGCTGTTCCTCGCGGTGGCGGGCGCGCTCGCCGGCTTCCTGTTCGCCGCGCCGGGCGCGGTGTACCACCGCGGCCGGGCCACGCTCCGGGAGAACGGGCTCATCGCGCTGGCCGGCCCGCTGACCAACGTCGCGCTCGGCGCCCTCTTCCTCCCGCTGGAGCTGTTCCTGGGCGGCCCGCTCGGGAGCGTCGGGGCGCTCGGCGTCCGCATCAACTTCCTGCTCGCGGGCTTCAACATGATCCCGTTCGGCCCGCTCGACGGCAACACCGTCAAGGACTGGAGTTTCGGCGCGTTCCTCGCGGCGGGCGTCCCCTGCTTCGCGCTGGCGGCGTGGGCGCTGTTCGGGTTCTCGTTCTTCTGA
- a CDS encoding FKBP-type peptidyl-prolyl cis-trans isomerase, which yields MVSEGEIAVVHFTGRVAEGEDAGAVFDTTQEDVAREAGVYHDHRDYEPVAFRVGERRTVPGLDEAVREMAVGEERTVELEPARAFGERDEGQVVELPRRDLEARDGATPAPGRLVETEDGATGWVTRVDGEAVAVDFNHELAGLAVEFDVTLVDVRGGD from the coding sequence ATGGTTTCCGAGGGGGAGATAGCGGTCGTCCACTTCACGGGGCGGGTCGCGGAGGGCGAGGACGCCGGAGCGGTGTTCGACACCACCCAGGAGGACGTGGCCCGGGAGGCGGGCGTCTACCACGACCACCGCGACTACGAACCGGTCGCGTTTCGGGTCGGCGAGCGACGGACGGTTCCGGGACTCGACGAGGCGGTCCGGGAGATGGCGGTCGGAGAGGAGCGCACGGTCGAACTCGAACCGGCGCGCGCGTTCGGCGAGCGCGACGAGGGCCAGGTGGTCGAACTGCCCCGCCGCGATCTCGAAGCGAGAGACGGCGCGACGCCGGCGCCGGGCCGACTCGTCGAGACCGAGGACGGCGCGACGGGGTGGGTCACGCGGGTCGACGGCGAGGCGGTCGCGGTCGACTTCAACCACGAACTCGCCGGACTCGCCGTCGAGTTCGACGTGACCCTGGTCGACGTCCGCGGCGGCGACTGA
- a CDS encoding RAD55 family ATPase codes for MSRRLSTGIDVLDRKLDGGLPTGSIVALSAPPASQAELLLYEFTSARQTLYLSTDRDESAVSEALERAPGRTGSPDVRRVEGDAPLDHSQRLFRRLPEDSNLVVDSVDLLERQGDGRYRNFLNDLQNHLHNTEGVAILHCLDGRSVPDARDVTEHVADVVFQLHTEYSGDTVETRLAVPKFRGGRALPETIKLELAESVRIDTSRDIA; via the coding sequence GTGTCACGGCGCCTCTCGACGGGGATCGACGTGTTAGACCGCAAACTGGACGGCGGCCTCCCGACCGGGAGCATCGTCGCGCTCTCGGCGCCGCCGGCGAGCCAGGCCGAGCTGCTGCTCTACGAGTTCACGTCGGCCCGCCAGACGCTCTACCTCTCGACCGACCGCGACGAGTCCGCGGTGTCCGAGGCCCTGGAGCGCGCGCCGGGACGCACCGGTTCCCCGGACGTCCGCCGCGTGGAGGGCGACGCGCCGCTGGACCACTCCCAGCGGCTCTTCCGACGGCTGCCCGAGGACTCGAATCTGGTGGTCGACTCGGTCGACCTGCTGGAGCGCCAGGGCGACGGCCGGTACCGCAACTTCCTCAACGACCTCCAGAACCACCTCCACAACACCGAGGGGGTCGCGATCCTCCACTGCCTCGACGGCCGGTCGGTGCCCGACGCCCGGGACGTGACCGAGCACGTCGCCGACGTGGTGTTCCAGCTCCACACCGAGTACTCCGGCGACACGGTCGAGACTCGGCTGGCGGTGCCGAAGTTCCGCGGCGGGCGGGCGCTCCCCGAGACCATCAAGCTCGAACTCGCCGAATCGGTCCGCATCGACACGAGCCGCGACATCGCGTGA
- a CDS encoding HFX_2341 family transcriptional regulator domain-containing protein → MQTIDEVHIAPLGFEHDRIVGPARRHNVDVLYLLEHDDPGAGPDFHDDLRSDLADLPVAVRTRSVDVFDIYDVLGVVTTLTADHADDIVRVNVSTGSKLAAVGAAIACMATDATAYYVHPEEYPDDDRRHSTGYEGDEVLPSYPIESPTTDQVAVMDFLADANSAVRTVKKKDIIEYAEEEDLAFVTDNEPANDKAKFALLNANVVDPLLEDGYIAVEDVGRRKQVTLTDTGADALRAFRHKLRDR, encoded by the coding sequence ATGCAGACGATAGACGAGGTCCACATCGCCCCGCTCGGCTTCGAGCACGACCGCATCGTCGGTCCGGCCCGGAGGCACAACGTCGACGTGCTCTACCTCCTCGAACACGACGACCCCGGCGCCGGTCCCGACTTCCACGACGACCTCCGGTCGGACCTGGCCGATCTCCCTGTCGCGGTCCGGACCCGGAGCGTGGACGTCTTCGACATCTACGACGTGCTGGGGGTCGTGACCACGCTGACCGCCGACCACGCCGACGACATCGTCCGGGTGAACGTCTCGACCGGGTCGAAGCTCGCGGCGGTCGGTGCGGCCATCGCGTGCATGGCCACCGACGCGACCGCCTACTACGTCCACCCCGAGGAGTATCCCGACGACGACCGGCGCCACAGCACCGGCTACGAGGGCGACGAGGTGCTGCCGTCGTACCCCATCGAGTCGCCGACGACCGACCAGGTCGCGGTGATGGACTTCCTCGCCGACGCGAACTCGGCGGTCCGGACCGTCAAGAAGAAGGACATCATCGAGTACGCCGAGGAGGAGGACCTGGCGTTCGTCACCGACAACGAACCGGCCAACGACAAGGCGAAGTTCGCGCTCCTCAACGCCAACGTCGTCGACCCGCTGCTCGAGGACGGCTACATCGCGGTCGAGGACGTCGGCCGCCGCAAGCAGGTGACGCTCACCGACACCGGCGCGGACGCGCTCCGGGCGTTCCGCCACAAGCTGCGCGACCGCTGA
- a CDS encoding HEWD family protein produces the protein MAELDPPSERQCLLCGRRDVWSDDDRNWQIRSEDESGEPFCIHEWDINGAYRPIRD, from the coding sequence ATGGCCGAGCTGGACCCCCCGAGCGAGCGACAGTGCCTGCTGTGCGGCCGACGCGACGTCTGGAGCGACGACGACCGCAACTGGCAGATACGGAGCGAGGACGAATCGGGCGAGCCGTTCTGCATCCACGAGTGGGACATCAACGGCGCGTACCGGCCGATCCGGGACTAG
- a CDS encoding DUF4397 domain-containing protein produces the protein MIGDNSTLTRTVAVGFAVLVVAGLGTGSVASLTERDAPGLQDPENAQVRAAHMSPDAPAVNVVVDNETVVENLEYGDVTSYLDLQEGDHQIAIVTAENETTVLEQQVTVEANERYTLVAAGEVGENAAEAFQLVALQDVRRAPNGTNASVRLVHVAPGAGPVDVTVNRTGAVLYDNVTFGDASEYASVPSGVYTLNVREATEGNDGQILASFTESFEGRTAYTGFAGAVTEQGDEPLALFVAIDQTDNPEIPGATTQADNATTTAESGQETTTEA, from the coding sequence ATGATCGGAGACAACTCGACACTGACCCGCACCGTCGCGGTGGGCTTCGCCGTCCTCGTCGTCGCCGGACTGGGCACCGGTTCGGTGGCCTCGCTGACGGAACGAGACGCACCGGGGCTGCAGGACCCCGAGAACGCCCAGGTCCGGGCGGCCCACATGTCGCCCGACGCGCCGGCCGTGAACGTGGTCGTCGACAACGAGACGGTGGTCGAGAACCTCGAGTACGGCGACGTGACGAGCTACCTCGACCTGCAGGAGGGCGACCACCAGATCGCCATCGTCACCGCCGAGAACGAGACCACGGTGCTCGAACAGCAGGTGACGGTCGAGGCAAACGAGCGCTACACGCTCGTAGCCGCCGGCGAGGTCGGGGAGAACGCCGCCGAGGCGTTTCAGCTCGTCGCGTTGCAGGACGTGCGGAGAGCGCCGAACGGCACCAACGCCTCGGTCCGGCTGGTCCACGTCGCGCCCGGCGCGGGGCCGGTGGACGTCACGGTCAACCGCACCGGGGCGGTGCTCTACGACAACGTGACCTTCGGCGACGCCAGCGAGTACGCGTCGGTCCCCTCGGGCGTGTACACGCTGAACGTCCGCGAGGCGACCGAGGGCAACGACGGCCAGATCCTCGCCTCGTTCACCGAGAGCTTCGAGGGCCGGACCGCCTACACGGGATTCGCCGGTGCGGTGACCGAACAGGGCGACGAGCCGCTCGCGCTGTTCGTCGCCATCGACCAGACGGACAACCCCGAGATACCCGGCGCGACGACCCAAGCGGATAACGCGACCACGACCGCAGAGAGCGGTCAGGAGACCACGACCGAGGCGTAG
- a CDS encoding DUF7551 domain-containing protein — protein sequence MVGGTLRDLRERIADRHDDDGRYYVNCARTGERPVPVSGKRFPSREAAVEAAELAAEYRAELRRYDPRLPHYDLVVSESPGAAGPLDPVPVVDHPPESPTASDFCHDVAAAVFESLSALGETDVERGAMEAYLHSAESVTDADELCLVLLSTMATEIDARLDPDRQAEVLRAAAERLGATSAPGGPTFRGAKMGARGIADRYLGDPMEATLARLDGLSLVGDYAVAPNDGRAEDSSRTGEATAGRSWAVTVEGYAFESPDGRVPTLPLAVELYRRLPDAAVAVSDLRATGDAEWECVVSTDAERSRAVSLAVPEDD from the coding sequence ATGGTCGGTGGAACCCTGCGGGACCTGCGCGAGCGCATCGCGGACCGCCACGACGACGACGGACGCTACTACGTGAACTGCGCACGGACCGGCGAGCGGCCGGTCCCGGTGTCGGGCAAGCGATTCCCGTCCCGGGAGGCGGCGGTCGAGGCCGCCGAGCTGGCCGCGGAGTACCGGGCGGAGCTCCGGCGCTACGACCCCCGGCTCCCGCACTACGACCTGGTGGTCTCGGAGTCGCCGGGCGCGGCCGGGCCGCTCGACCCGGTACCGGTGGTCGACCATCCTCCCGAGTCGCCCACCGCCTCGGACTTCTGCCACGACGTGGCCGCCGCGGTGTTCGAGTCGCTCTCGGCGCTCGGCGAGACCGACGTCGAGCGCGGGGCGATGGAGGCGTACCTCCACTCCGCCGAGTCGGTGACCGACGCCGACGAGCTCTGCCTGGTGTTGCTCTCGACGATGGCGACCGAGATCGACGCCCGGCTCGACCCCGACCGCCAGGCGGAGGTGCTCCGGGCGGCCGCCGAGCGACTCGGCGCGACGTCGGCCCCCGGCGGTCCCACTTTTCGCGGAGCGAAAATGGGAGCACGAGGTATCGCCGATCGATACCTCGGCGACCCGATGGAGGCGACGCTGGCCCGGCTCGACGGCCTCTCGCTGGTGGGCGACTACGCGGTCGCGCCGAACGACGGGCGTGCGGAGGACTCCTCCCGCACCGGCGAGGCCACCGCCGGCCGCTCGTGGGCCGTCACGGTCGAGGGGTACGCCTTCGAGAGCCCCGACGGTCGGGTGCCGACCCTCCCGCTCGCGGTCGAACTCTACCGGCGGCTCCCCGACGCCGCGGTCGCGGTGTCGGACCTCCGGGCGACGGGCGACGCCGAGTGGGAGTGCGTCGTCTCGACCGACGCCGAGCGCTCCCGGGCGGTCAGCCTCGCGGTCCCCGAAGACGACTGA
- a CDS encoding DUF4397 domain-containing protein — protein MRERITRRTRRTATLAVAVLVMTGFVGTGVATTGAADSGAGQVRVAHLSPDAPAVDVLVDGDAVLEGVEFGTVSKYLQVPSGDREVTIQTAEDDAVVFEGSVSVEAGTMYTVAAIGEVSEDTFRPAVFVDDFEKPSEENASVRLVHASPDAPAVDVTVAGTDTVLYDNVSFANATDYVTVPAGDYELEIRPATEDDDGEVVTTVDVSLKGGAVYSAVAAGYLSPDDEPADTPFEVILATDAGGEEMDEKNEG, from the coding sequence ATGCGGGAAAGAATAACAAGACGGACGCGGCGAACGGCGACGCTCGCAGTCGCCGTGCTGGTGATGACGGGGTTCGTGGGGACAGGAGTCGCAACCACCGGTGCCGCCGACTCGGGTGCCGGACAGGTCAGGGTCGCGCACCTGTCGCCGGACGCGCCCGCGGTGGACGTGCTCGTGGACGGCGACGCCGTCCTCGAAGGAGTCGAGTTCGGCACCGTGAGCAAGTACCTGCAGGTGCCGTCCGGCGACCGCGAGGTGACGATACAGACCGCGGAGGACGACGCGGTCGTCTTCGAGGGCAGCGTCTCGGTGGAGGCCGGGACGATGTACACCGTCGCGGCCATCGGCGAGGTCTCGGAGGACACGTTCCGTCCGGCCGTCTTCGTCGACGACTTCGAGAAGCCGAGCGAGGAGAACGCGTCGGTCCGCCTCGTCCACGCGTCGCCCGACGCGCCGGCGGTCGACGTGACGGTCGCGGGGACCGACACCGTGCTGTACGACAACGTCTCGTTCGCCAACGCGACCGACTACGTCACCGTCCCGGCGGGCGACTACGAGCTCGAGATCCGGCCGGCGACCGAGGACGACGACGGCGAGGTCGTGACCACCGTCGACGTCTCGCTGAAGGGCGGCGCGGTCTACTCGGCCGTCGCGGCCGGGTACCTCTCGCCCGACGACGAGCCGGCCGACACGCCGTTCGAGGTCATCCTCGCCACCGACGCCGGGGGCGAGGAGATGGACGAGAAGAACGAGGGGTGA
- a CDS encoding PRC-barrel domain containing protein — protein sequence MDETLTQADEGKRVVGPEGEVLGTIDKVDQGMAHVEPDAGDYESVKRYLNWEDSKADDYTFQETAIEEVTDDEVVLREGDEH from the coding sequence ATGGACGAGACGCTGACACAGGCCGACGAGGGCAAGCGAGTCGTCGGACCGGAGGGCGAGGTCCTCGGGACGATAGACAAGGTCGATCAGGGCATGGCGCACGTCGAACCCGACGCGGGGGACTACGAGAGCGTCAAGCGGTACCTCAACTGGGAGGACTCGAAGGCCGACGACTACACGTTCCAGGAGACCGCCATCGAGGAAGTGACTGACGACGAGGTCGTCCTGCGAGAGGGCGACGAGCACTGA
- a CDS encoding extracellular solute-binding protein, producing MSSRRDFLRRGAGLLALGSAAGAGALVARSGTGANDPGAAANVLVAGSLQGVAGEIGDVSVEAHGSVACRRLLADGLRDPDAVALADPGLFAGLSERATCFATNALVIAVAPDSPAADYAPDEADDWRGLLADESLALGRTDPERDPLGYRTVMALRLADDVDAEAVLARISVFPETGLLRTLEAGGVDAAFAYRNMAVEHDLPYVDLPDAVDFSDPDRVDEYARASVALDDRTVTGAPVRYAARGRTERGREWVRAVASARETLTGAGFGVPERYPVEREIPRNDGPQHSSSRQ from the coding sequence GTGTCGAGTCGACGCGATTTCCTCCGGCGCGGCGCGGGCCTGCTCGCGCTCGGGAGCGCGGCGGGCGCCGGCGCGCTCGTCGCCCGGTCGGGGACGGGCGCGAACGACCCCGGCGCCGCAGCGAACGTCCTCGTGGCGGGCAGTCTCCAGGGCGTCGCCGGTGAAATCGGCGACGTCAGCGTCGAGGCCCACGGCAGCGTCGCCTGCCGGCGCCTGCTCGCCGACGGCCTGCGCGACCCGGACGCCGTCGCGCTGGCCGACCCCGGCCTGTTCGCCGGCCTGTCCGAGCGCGCGACCTGCTTCGCCACCAACGCCCTGGTCATCGCGGTCGCGCCCGACTCCCCGGCGGCCGACTACGCCCCCGACGAGGCCGACGACTGGCGCGGACTCCTCGCCGACGAGAGCCTCGCGCTCGGCCGGACCGACCCCGAGCGCGACCCGCTAGGCTATCGGACGGTGATGGCGCTTCGCCTCGCTGACGACGTCGACGCCGAGGCGGTGCTCGCCCGGATCAGCGTCTTCCCGGAGACGGGACTGCTCCGGACGCTGGAGGCCGGCGGCGTCGACGCCGCGTTCGCCTACAGGAACATGGCGGTCGAGCACGACCTGCCGTACGTCGACCTCCCCGACGCCGTCGACTTCTCGGACCCCGACCGCGTCGACGAGTACGCCCGGGCGAGCGTGGCTCTCGACGACCGGACCGTCACCGGAGCGCCCGTCCGGTACGCCGCGCGCGGCCGGACCGAGCGCGGCCGCGAGTGGGTTCGGGCGGTAGCTTCGGCCCGCGAGACGCTGACCGGCGCCGGATTCGGCGTCCCCGAGCGCTATCCCGTCGAGCGCGAGATTCCCCGGAATGACGGTCCGCAGCACAGCAGTAGCCGGCAATAG
- a CDS encoding TraB/GumN family protein, with protein MSDSAEVGPGDGEGSVRVVGTAHVSADSVEEVRETIDAERPDVVAVELDEGRYRQMQGEVAQDLEPSDLLEGNTVFQFIAYWMLSYVQARMGDRFDIEPGADMQAAIEAAESVGSEVALVDRDIQMTIQRFWARMSLVEKLRMVWELCLAMVGVGGDPDEEEFDIEELTDGDVVTAMMEEFRQFSPGGAEALIDERDAFIAHNLVQLRDAGHDVVAVVGAGHRAGIEKYLRHPETLPPMESLVGTETGSRFSLFKLFGYLVAVGFLSFFFLLFMAGVRNTLLLKVFAAWFLFNGVFAFGLAKLAGARWTSAGVGGAVAWLTSVNPLLAPGWFAGYVELKYTSVNVGDIAKLNEILSDEESPLSDLLDRMLDVPLFRLIAIVAMTNVGSMIASFAFPFVVLPLLGSQIGGVDQITDLMIQGARNSADLIVRTLT; from the coding sequence ATGAGCGACTCAGCCGAGGTGGGGCCCGGAGACGGCGAGGGCAGCGTCCGCGTCGTCGGCACCGCCCACGTCTCCGCGGACAGCGTCGAGGAGGTCCGCGAGACCATCGACGCCGAGCGACCCGACGTGGTCGCAGTCGAACTCGACGAGGGCCGCTACCGCCAGATGCAGGGCGAGGTGGCCCAGGACCTCGAGCCCTCGGACCTGCTCGAGGGCAACACCGTCTTCCAGTTCATCGCGTACTGGATGCTGTCGTACGTCCAGGCCCGGATGGGCGACCGGTTCGACATCGAGCCCGGCGCCGACATGCAGGCCGCCATCGAGGCCGCCGAGTCGGTCGGCAGCGAGGTGGCGCTGGTCGACCGCGACATCCAGATGACCATCCAGCGGTTCTGGGCCCGGATGAGCCTGGTCGAGAAGCTCCGGATGGTCTGGGAGCTGTGCCTGGCCATGGTGGGCGTCGGCGGCGACCCGGACGAGGAGGAGTTCGACATCGAGGAACTGACCGACGGCGACGTGGTGACCGCGATGATGGAGGAGTTCCGCCAGTTCTCGCCCGGCGGGGCGGAAGCCCTCATCGACGAGCGCGACGCCTTCATCGCGCACAACCTCGTCCAGTTGCGGGACGCGGGCCACGACGTCGTTGCGGTCGTCGGCGCCGGCCACCGGGCGGGCATCGAGAAGTACCTCCGACACCCGGAGACGCTCCCGCCGATGGAGAGCCTCGTCGGCACCGAGACCGGCAGCCGGTTCTCGCTGTTCAAGCTGTTCGGCTACCTGGTCGCGGTCGGCTTCCTCTCGTTTTTCTTCCTGCTGTTCATGGCCGGCGTCCGCAACACCCTCCTGCTGAAGGTGTTCGCGGCGTGGTTCCTGTTCAACGGCGTCTTCGCGTTCGGCCTCGCGAAGCTCGCGGGCGCGCGCTGGACCTCGGCGGGCGTCGGCGGCGCGGTCGCGTGGCTCACCAGCGTCAACCCGCTGCTCGCGCCCGGGTGGTTCGCGGGCTACGTCGAACTCAAGTACACCTCGGTCAACGTCGGCGACATCGCGAAGCTCAACGAGATTCTGAGCGACGAGGAGAGCCCGCTGAGCGACCTGCTCGACCGGATGCTCGACGTGCCGCTGTTCCGGCTCATCGCCATCGTGGCGATGACCAACGTCGGCAGCATGATCGCCAGCTTCGCGTTCCCGTTCGTGGTGCTCCCGCTGCTGGGCTCGCAGATCGGCGGCGTCGACCAGATCACCGACCTGATGATCCAGGGCGCGCGGAACAGCGCGGACCTCATCGTCCGGACGCTCACATGA
- a CDS encoding acyl-CoA thioesterase: MTDAATLLDSYTEMTEILLPNDTNNLGRALGGTVLHWMDICGAIAAMRFSNHQCVTASMDHVDFISPIDLGEVAVVEAFVFDTGRTSVDVKVDVRAEDPREGEERETTTSFFTFVALDDDGEPTAVPDLECPTDNQRALRDRAREQRREQLAAVAERIEQNGNE, from the coding sequence ATGACCGACGCAGCGACGCTGCTGGACTCGTACACGGAGATGACCGAGATTCTGCTACCCAACGACACCAACAACCTCGGCCGGGCACTCGGCGGAACGGTGCTCCACTGGATGGACATCTGCGGCGCGATCGCGGCGATGCGGTTCTCGAACCACCAGTGCGTGACCGCCTCGATGGACCACGTCGACTTCATCTCGCCCATCGACCTCGGCGAGGTCGCGGTCGTGGAGGCGTTCGTCTTCGATACGGGCCGGACCAGCGTCGACGTGAAGGTCGACGTGCGCGCGGAGGACCCCAGGGAGGGCGAGGAACGGGAGACCACCACCTCCTTCTTCACCTTCGTGGCGCTCGACGACGACGGCGAACCGACCGCGGTCCCCGACCTCGAGTGCCCTACCGACAACCAGCGGGCGCTCCGGGACCGCGCCCGCGAGCAGCGCCGCGAGCAGCTGGCAGCGGTCGCCGAGCGGATCGAGCAGAACGGGAACGAGTAA
- a CDS encoding MinD/ParA family ATP-binding protein, which translates to MLAVAGGKGGAGKTTTTLGLAGALVRQRRTALAADADREMPDLHAMAGVARDPGLDAVAAGWPARLVAGTADPPPSGVEVLPAASGPPSARRNRADAGGVLARLRGTADAVLLDCPAGAGPDAVAPLRAADAAVVVTTPEPACLRDAAKTAAMARELDTPVAGAVVSRGEVPPEGIERLLDCPVLGVVPGAGDSSDNGGRSSGAEPLADGGVRAAYDRLVSALQPKYL; encoded by the coding sequence ATGTTAGCCGTCGCCGGCGGGAAGGGCGGAGCCGGAAAGACGACCACGACGCTCGGGCTCGCGGGGGCGCTCGTCCGCCAGCGACGGACCGCCCTCGCCGCGGACGCCGACCGCGAGATGCCGGACCTCCACGCGATGGCGGGCGTCGCCCGCGACCCGGGTCTCGACGCGGTGGCCGCGGGGTGGCCCGCCCGGCTGGTCGCCGGCACCGCGGACCCGCCGCCGTCCGGCGTCGAGGTGCTTCCGGCGGCGAGTGGACCGCCCAGCGCGCGCCGGAATCGGGCCGACGCCGGAGGGGTGCTCGCCCGACTCCGCGGGACCGCCGACGCGGTCCTGCTCGACTGTCCGGCCGGGGCGGGGCCGGACGCGGTCGCACCGCTCCGAGCCGCCGACGCCGCGGTGGTCGTGACCACGCCCGAACCCGCCTGCCTGCGCGACGCCGCCAAGACCGCCGCGATGGCCCGGGAACTCGACACGCCGGTCGCCGGCGCGGTCGTCTCGCGGGGAGAAGTCCCGCCGGAAGGAATCGAGCGCCTGCTCGACTGCCCGGTGCTCGGCGTCGTGCCCGGGGCTGGAGATTCGTCGGACAACGGAGGCCGGTCATCCGGCGCGGAACCGCTTGCCGACGGCGGAGTGCGGGCGGCGTACGACCGGCTCGTGTCAGCGCTCCAGCCCAAATACTTATGA